In candidate division WOR-3 bacterium, the following are encoded in one genomic region:
- a CDS encoding secretin N-terminal domain-containing protein, translated as MNKKVTIVLPVLLFLSVLFTAQAQVAVKDVAIDKLLDEVRVTIACSGTPNISSFVSQEPPAVIVDVMDGVSQVAQERISSSYYPVTAVTVKPSEATSGVRVTVLLRQLVRHRITNENGVITVSLGTQPLPPPPAPEPEDQFSGKPPLTLLVQDAEVTSVLRMLARQFDLNLMITQDVKSVVSVRLNEVPLRAGLEALVKAAGCNIVEDRSGVLIVKPVKKEMYGEVQTRVFNLDYIEAEDVLKVIKKALSPVGEATVGYRRVGTKGGAAERSAVLVVSDVPEALDEVAKIIADLDRPVPQIAIEAKFVETTHSAEDRWGIDWTPVASFGTELPKIGEEVAIPVIVKEMLFGKISFNRFSAALEVLSSRGRSRVLANPRTLTLDNQTATVSMGIDVPIREVHKDPNTGEITYTWKTRSIPIKLEVTPHVTSDGMITMHVRPSVEAITGWVGSADDRQPIVARREAETQVKVAEDEVVVIGGLVRDEETRSVGKIPLLGDIPILGHLFKKTSVERTKSDLMIFIIPHIINPEG; from the coding sequence ATGAATAAAAAAGTAACCATAGTTTTGCCAGTACTTTTGTTTCTAAGTGTCCTGTTTACGGCACAGGCACAGGTAGCGGTCAAGGATGTGGCAATCGACAAGCTGCTCGATGAGGTGCGGGTGACGATTGCCTGCAGCGGAACTCCCAATATCAGTTCGTTTGTATCTCAGGAACCGCCGGCAGTGATCGTTGATGTCATGGACGGAGTTTCGCAGGTGGCGCAGGAGCGGATCAGCTCGAGCTATTATCCCGTGACCGCAGTTACAGTAAAACCGAGTGAAGCAACGAGCGGTGTCCGGGTGACAGTTTTGCTCCGGCAACTGGTCCGGCACCGGATCACCAATGAAAACGGTGTTATTACTGTCAGCCTCGGAACCCAGCCGTTGCCGCCTCCGCCAGCGCCGGAGCCCGAGGACCAGTTCAGCGGCAAACCCCCGCTGACTCTGCTGGTTCAGGATGCTGAAGTGACGAGTGTGCTGCGGATGCTGGCACGGCAGTTTGATCTCAACCTGATGATCACTCAGGATGTGAAGTCAGTTGTAAGTGTGCGACTGAATGAAGTGCCGCTGCGGGCAGGTCTGGAGGCGCTGGTCAAGGCAGCTGGCTGTAATATCGTTGAAGACCGGAGTGGAGTGCTGATTGTCAAGCCGGTCAAGAAGGAGATGTATGGTGAGGTTCAGACGAGGGTGTTTAACCTGGATTACATTGAGGCTGAAGATGTGCTGAAGGTCATTAAGAAGGCACTCTCGCCGGTTGGTGAGGCGACAGTGGGATACCGGCGGGTTGGGACTAAGGGCGGTGCGGCGGAACGGAGTGCCGTGCTGGTGGTATCTGATGTCCCGGAGGCACTGGATGAAGTGGCGAAGATTATCGCCGATCTGGATCGACCGGTGCCGCAGATTGCAATTGAAGCGAAGTTTGTTGAAACAACCCACTCCGCAGAGGATCGGTGGGGGATTGACTGGACGCCAGTAGCTTCATTTGGCACCGAACTGCCGAAAATCGGCGAAGAGGTAGCGATTCCGGTTATTGTTAAAGAGATGCTTTTTGGGAAGATTTCCTTCAACCGGTTCAGCGCGGCGCTGGAAGTGCTGAGTTCGCGCGGGCGTTCGCGGGTACTGGCAAATCCCAGAACCCTGACGCTGGATAATCAGACTGCAACTGTAAGTATGGGTATTGATGTCCCCATCCGCGAAGTGCACAAGGACCCGAATACCGGTGAGATTACCTACACCTGGAAGACGCGTTCGATCCCGATTAAACTGGAGGTGACACCGCATGTGACTTCTGACGGTATGATCACCATGCATGTCCGTCCCTCGGTTGAAGCAATTACCGGCTGGGTAGGTTCGGCCGATGACCGGCAGCCGATTGTTGCCCGGCGCGAAGCCGAAACTCAGGTTAAGGTTGCTGAGGATGAGGTGGTAGTGATTGGCGGTTTGGTCCGGGATGAGGAGACCCGCAGTGTCGGTAAGATTCCACTGCTTGGTGATATCCCGATCCTCGGTCATCTCTTCAAGAAGACATCAGTGGAACGGACAAAAAGTGATCTGATGATTTTTATCATCCCTCATATCATTAATCCGGAGGGATAG
- a CDS encoding type IV pilus twitching motility protein PilT, protein MNIDELLRYAAKYGASDLHITAGNPPIIRVNGRLKKIPGPALTADDAEALVCSILTDEQKQAVNSKKEIDLSYTWGAASQRLIPEALTLEYTTPERVRARVNVFLDLNGIGAAFRIIPAKIRTLEELPAPPSVAELARSHSGLVLVTGPTGCGKSTTLASMIDLIDQEQAVRIITIEDPIEYIFRPRNCLISQREIDTHSRSFASALRACLREDPDVILVGEMRDLETISLALTAAETGHLVLSTLHTKSVAETVDRVIDVFPADQQEYVRQIFASVIRGIISQILLPRKDGRGRVAAMEVLIATPAIKNLIREAKVHQIPSLVQTGSQYGMQTMDQSLEGLLKKGLISPEVAYAAANDKKMFAPPESPVTAPGPKGQ, encoded by the coding sequence ATGAATATTGATGAGCTGCTGAGGTATGCAGCTAAATATGGTGCCTCAGATCTCCACATAACCGCCGGTAACCCGCCGATCATCCGGGTTAACGGCCGCTTGAAAAAAATTCCGGGACCAGCGCTGACCGCAGATGATGCGGAGGCGCTGGTCTGTTCTATTCTTACTGATGAACAGAAGCAGGCGGTAAATAGCAAGAAGGAAATCGATCTTTCTTACACCTGGGGGGCTGCCAGTCAACGGCTAATACCGGAAGCGCTGACCCTTGAATATACAACTCCGGAACGAGTTCGTGCCCGTGTGAATGTGTTTCTGGATTTGAACGGAATCGGTGCCGCCTTCCGGATAATTCCGGCCAAAATCAGGACATTGGAGGAATTGCCGGCACCACCATCAGTCGCGGAACTGGCACGCTCACACTCCGGGCTTGTGCTGGTGACCGGTCCGACAGGTTGTGGGAAATCCACTACGCTGGCGAGCATGATTGACTTGATAGATCAGGAACAGGCGGTTCGAATTATTACGATTGAGGATCCGATTGAGTATATCTTCCGTCCCCGGAACTGTCTGATCAGCCAGCGGGAGATCGATACTCATTCCCGATCATTTGCCTCGGCGCTCCGTGCCTGCCTCCGCGAAGACCCGGATGTAATCCTGGTCGGCGAGATGCGGGATCTGGAAACGATCAGTCTGGCGTTGACCGCCGCGGAAACCGGCCATCTCGTGCTTTCAACACTTCATACCAAGAGTGTGGCAGAAACTGTGGACCGGGTGATTGATGTCTTCCCGGCAGATCAGCAGGAGTATGTCCGCCAGATATTTGCCAGTGTCATCCGCGGTATTATTTCTCAGATACTACTGCCGCGCAAGGATGGACGGGGACGGGTGGCAGCAATGGAGGTGCTGATTGCAACGCCGGCAATCAAGAATTTGATCCGGGAGGCAAAGGTTCACCAGATACCTTCTCTCGTGCAGACGGGTTCGCAGTATGGGATGCAGACCATGGACCAGAGTCTGGAGGGGTTGCTGAAGAAAGGGTTGATTTCTCCCGAAGTGGCTTATGCGGCGGCAAACGACAAAAAGATGTTTGCGCCACCGGAGTCGCCGGTTACCGCTCCGGGACCCAAGGGACAGTGA
- a CDS encoding prepilin peptidase, which translates to MIWVIIGLLGLILGSFFNVCIWRIPRGESISYPPSHCPRCRHPIRAYDNIPIISYLILRGRCRDCHQPISFRYPLIEGITALLFLLSYAKFGFDWQLVRALVFISLLIVLAGIDFDHKILPIELSFAGLIVGLVTALIPVFRMTIKEAFWGAVIGAGFVFFAWALWRFVLARPFSRLGVKQKEAMGWGDLPFAAMIGVFAGVRGMIVALAVAVVAGVIFGLAGRISGRLKKGQEVPFGPLLALGGVVGLFAGRAIFGWYLKLVLP; encoded by the coding sequence GTGATCTGGGTTATTATCGGGCTTTTGGGTCTGATTCTCGGCAGCTTCTTCAATGTGTGCATCTGGCGCATCCCGCGCGGGGAATCGATCAGCTATCCTCCTTCCCACTGCCCCCGCTGTAGGCATCCGATCCGGGCTTACGACAACATTCCGATCATCAGCTATCTGATATTGCGGGGCAGATGCCGGGACTGCCATCAGCCAATCTCGTTCCGTTACCCCCTGATTGAAGGCATTACCGCCCTGCTCTTTCTCCTCAGCTATGCCAAGTTCGGTTTTGACTGGCAGCTGGTGCGCGCGCTGGTCTTTATCAGCTTGCTCATTGTCCTTGCCGGCATCGATTTCGACCACAAGATTCTGCCGATTGAACTGTCGTTTGCCGGGTTAATTGTGGGGCTGGTGACTGCTCTGATTCCGGTGTTTCGGATGACAATCAAAGAAGCATTCTGGGGCGCGGTAATCGGAGCCGGCTTTGTCTTTTTTGCCTGGGCGTTGTGGCGGTTTGTGCTCGCCCGGCCATTTTCCCGTTTGGGTGTAAAACAGAAGGAGGCGATGGGCTGGGGGGATCTGCCGTTTGCCGCAATGATCGGAGTTTTTGCAGGTGTGAGGGGTATGATTGTGGCACTGGCAGTGGCGGTAGTTGCTGGTGTGATCTTCGGTCTTGCGGGGAGAATCAGCGGACGGCTGAAGAAAGGGCAGGAGGTTCCGTTCGGACCGTTGCTGGCACTGGGCGGGGTGGTTGGACTTTTCGCAGGCAGAGCGATTTTCGGCTGGTACCTGAAGCTGGTGCTGCCGTGA
- a CDS encoding OmpA family protein: protein MNGKKVLIALSIFWILIGLSLADPALGGGRGLFRIQDARVEEDGALVFANRWMLNRTNLGDKVTMYRGPLFGMEMNYAPFPFCEFYGSLVGIVDFRTNPYTLFYDWQGQMLGAKLSIPFIPVFKLAGAGQWVMPRSNYTYQESDGFLDQLFMDKSNWRAIAAFRFWELYKTLPTLMLNYGRTLSTPAQQFAGAGIEFPSNAVDLFIEVTSETEAEAGFGALIGSNYTPKARVTPGVRVKMGALHLNGGIELGLTETVPNYEAILGITLVSPFPKPPERPWGRLVGKVEDARTGMPLAAKIRFIRKHLPSLKSDPENGTFYLEKLPAGVVIVEASKDGYIPEAVPLVIPDKGYASHTFRLKPLVPYGTVSGRVYDTYNGKPLEAKISFVATNIPSVSSNPLTGFFRADNVPAGLIAVRIEKEGYFPEERAVEVEDGSITKLNIGLTSLEMKGTFKAKVVDKQTGKPLLATISFTQGEKPSLTTDSTTGQCQTELPVGSYEVKIDAPGYVVQTVSFNITKGETTERTFELVSKGMVLRLKGVYFELGKATLRPESYPALMEAAQIMKDNPDIVVEIHGHTCSIGSEESNRILSEKRAYAVMNFLVQYGGIDPKRLSAKGFGESQPIASNDTEEGRQLNRRVEFVIVR from the coding sequence ATGAACGGTAAAAAGGTACTCATCGCACTGAGCATCTTCTGGATCTTAATCGGGCTCAGCTTGGCAGATCCCGCACTGGGAGGGGGCAGGGGACTGTTCCGGATTCAGGATGCCAGAGTTGAAGAAGACGGCGCTCTGGTGTTTGCCAACCGCTGGATGTTAAATCGCACCAACCTTGGCGACAAAGTCACAATGTATCGTGGCCCGCTCTTTGGAATGGAAATGAACTACGCACCATTTCCATTCTGCGAGTTTTACGGTTCACTGGTAGGTATTGTCGATTTCCGCACCAACCCTTATACCCTGTTCTACGACTGGCAGGGACAGATGCTGGGGGCAAAGCTTTCGATTCCATTCATCCCGGTATTTAAACTTGCCGGTGCCGGACAGTGGGTTATGCCCAGAAGCAATTACACCTACCAGGAGTCGGATGGATTCCTTGACCAGCTGTTTATGGATAAAAGCAACTGGCGTGCGATCGCAGCATTCCGTTTCTGGGAACTTTACAAAACCCTCCCTACCCTGATGCTGAATTACGGCCGGACATTATCTACCCCCGCCCAGCAGTTTGCCGGTGCCGGCATTGAATTTCCCTCCAATGCCGTTGACCTGTTCATTGAAGTGACTTCCGAAACAGAAGCTGAAGCCGGCTTTGGCGCTTTAATTGGCAGTAATTACACACCGAAAGCGCGGGTCACCCCGGGAGTACGGGTAAAAATGGGAGCGCTTCATCTCAACGGCGGAATTGAACTGGGTCTGACGGAAACTGTTCCCAACTACGAAGCGATTTTAGGAATTACACTGGTATCGCCTTTCCCAAAACCGCCGGAGCGTCCCTGGGGCAGACTTGTCGGCAAGGTTGAAGACGCCCGTACCGGCATGCCCCTGGCAGCCAAAATCCGCTTCATCCGCAAACATCTGCCCAGCCTTAAATCCGATCCGGAAAACGGCACCTTCTATCTGGAAAAATTGCCTGCCGGCGTAGTAATTGTCGAGGCATCTAAAGATGGCTATATACCAGAAGCAGTACCGCTGGTAATTCCGGACAAGGGATATGCCTCCCATACCTTCAGACTGAAACCGCTCGTTCCCTACGGCACGGTTTCCGGCAGGGTCTACGACACCTACAATGGTAAACCTCTGGAAGCGAAAATCTCGTTTGTAGCCACTAACATTCCTTCGGTCAGCTCCAATCCGCTTACCGGGTTTTTCCGCGCGGATAATGTCCCGGCGGGACTCATTGCGGTACGCATAGAAAAGGAAGGCTATTTCCCGGAAGAAAGGGCGGTAGAGGTTGAAGATGGCAGCATTACCAAGCTCAACATCGGCCTCACTTCTCTGGAAATGAAAGGGACATTCAAAGCGAAGGTTGTGGACAAACAGACTGGCAAACCCCTCCTGGCAACAATCAGTTTTACTCAGGGTGAAAAACCCTCCCTGACCACCGACAGCACGACAGGTCAATGCCAGACCGAGCTTCCGGTCGGCAGCTATGAAGTAAAAATCGACGCTCCGGGATATGTTGTCCAGACTGTCAGCTTCAACATCACCAAGGGAGAAACCACGGAACGAACATTTGAGCTGGTGTCCAAGGGGATGGTCTTAAGACTCAAAGGTGTCTATTTTGAGCTCGGTAAGGCAACCCTGCGTCCGGAATCCTATCCCGCGTTGATGGAGGCGGCTCAGATTATGAAAGACAACCCGGATATTGTGGTGGAAATCCATGGTCATACCTGCAGTATCGGATCTGAAGAATCCAATCGCATCCTGTCAGAAAAACGCGCGTATGCCGTTATGAATTTCCTTGTTCAGTATGGTGGTATTGACCCGAAACGGCTCAGTGCTAAGGGATTCGGTGAATCACAGCCGATTGCCTCTAACGATACCGAAGAGGGTCGCCAGCTCAACCGCCGGGTCGAATTCGTCATCGTGAGATAA
- a CDS encoding GTPase, translated as MPANLTPEYKQAEEKFRQAKTPEEKLICLEEMLATIPKHKGTEKMQADIKSRIARIRRELSEDRGGGKRVDWYSVEKQGAGQIAVFGAPNCGKSALVNALTGLNTEIAPYPFTTTRPLAGMMPYEDIQIQLIDTPPLTPDSPAWLFHILRTADAVCWLLDLGDDSVLETTEQIRELLVHHRIAFTPEPGTTVKPLLRLGTKADDPEAQDRLNILRELVGDIDILLVSVKTGQGLEEFRRRAFAVLNIIRVYTKKPGKPPDMNEPVILKTGATVIDAAYHLHKDFARKLAYARLWRNNVFTGQRVERTQCLQDRDIIEFHIQE; from the coding sequence ATGCCGGCGAATCTGACTCCCGAATATAAACAGGCAGAGGAAAAATTCCGGCAGGCAAAAACTCCGGAGGAAAAACTCATCTGCCTGGAAGAAATGCTCGCCACGATCCCAAAGCACAAGGGCACTGAAAAGATGCAGGCGGACATCAAGTCCAGGATTGCCCGCATCCGGCGCGAACTGTCCGAAGATCGGGGTGGTGGCAAACGGGTTGACTGGTACTCAGTCGAAAAACAGGGGGCAGGACAGATCGCAGTTTTCGGAGCTCCGAACTGTGGCAAATCAGCACTCGTTAACGCATTAACCGGATTGAACACCGAAATTGCTCCTTATCCATTTACCACCACCAGGCCTCTTGCCGGGATGATGCCTTATGAAGACATCCAGATCCAACTGATTGATACCCCGCCACTGACACCGGATTCGCCCGCCTGGCTTTTCCATATCCTGCGGACCGCGGATGCGGTTTGCTGGCTGCTTGATCTGGGAGACGATTCGGTTCTGGAAACAACGGAGCAGATCAGAGAACTGCTCGTCCACCACCGGATTGCCTTTACGCCCGAACCCGGTACAACAGTCAAACCTCTGCTCCGTCTCGGCACTAAGGCTGACGACCCGGAAGCCCAGGATCGGCTCAATATTCTCCGGGAACTGGTGGGTGATATTGATATTCTTTTGGTATCGGTAAAGACCGGACAGGGACTTGAAGAATTCCGGCGCCGGGCATTCGCTGTACTCAATATCATCCGTGTCTATACGAAAAAACCGGGCAAACCGCCGGATATGAACGAACCGGTAATTCTGAAAACCGGTGCCACAGTTATTGACGCCGCCTATCATCTGCACAAGGATTTTGCCCGCAAACTCGCCTATGCCCGACTCTGGCGAAACAATGTCTTCACCGGTCAACGGGTAGAGCGGACCCAGTGTCTGCAGGACCGGGATATCATTGAATTTCACATTCAGGAGTAA
- a CDS encoding DUF1015 domain-containing protein, which produces MADVRPFPAIHYNPEKIADLSAVITQPYDKISPAMQEKYLARHPYNFVRLILPKEADPYNSSARTCSDWLKQKILIEDTQAAFYVLEEEFQLETQTLCRRGFIGAIRVEEFEKGTVLPHEFTHSGPKADRLNLLRTTKKDYEQIFLLYPDESGEIERLLQTEGPPLMQVVDEYRVVHRIWRIDEPSRVNALHQALQNRVLLIADGHHRYETALNYRQEMEKKHPLPDNAALRFKTAAFFKITDPGLVILPTHRLVKGVQIRQEELLQRLGEMFIVKPVNDTQAKTKLEHNRNQHAFIMYLGPGRSFLLLLKSADIALDALRGKSPEYRQLDVALLHALVIDRVLGITPELIEGRVSYERYWNDAIARVNSGEYQIALFLNPTRPEQVQALAKKMERMPQKSTDFYPKLISGLVFMDVDETKTL; this is translated from the coding sequence ATGGCTGATGTAAGACCCTTCCCGGCGATCCATTATAACCCGGAAAAAATTGCCGATTTAAGTGCTGTAATTACCCAGCCTTATGACAAAATCAGCCCTGCAATGCAGGAGAAGTATCTTGCCCGGCACCCCTACAATTTTGTCCGACTGATCCTGCCGAAAGAGGCCGACCCGTATAACAGCTCCGCCCGCACCTGCAGCGACTGGCTGAAACAGAAAATACTGATTGAAGACACTCAAGCGGCGTTTTATGTCCTGGAAGAGGAGTTTCAACTGGAAACTCAGACTCTGTGCCGCCGCGGTTTCATCGGTGCAATCAGAGTAGAAGAATTTGAAAAAGGCACAGTCCTGCCCCATGAATTCACTCATTCCGGTCCCAAGGCTGACCGGCTCAACCTCCTGCGCACCACCAAAAAGGATTACGAGCAGATCTTCCTGCTCTATCCGGACGAATCAGGCGAGATCGAGCGCCTGCTCCAAACTGAAGGACCCCCATTGATGCAGGTGGTTGACGAATACCGTGTAGTCCACCGGATATGGCGAATTGACGAACCGTCCCGGGTCAATGCCCTGCATCAGGCACTGCAGAACAGAGTATTATTGATTGCTGATGGCCATCACCGCTACGAAACCGCACTCAATTACCGGCAGGAAATGGAGAAAAAACATCCGCTGCCGGACAACGCTGCCCTCAGGTTTAAAACCGCTGCCTTCTTCAAAATTACCGACCCGGGCCTCGTAATTCTGCCTACCCACCGGCTGGTCAAAGGCGTTCAAATCCGGCAGGAAGAGCTGCTCCAGCGCCTCGGAGAAATGTTTATCGTAAAACCGGTCAACGACACGCAGGCAAAAACCAAGCTGGAACACAATCGGAACCAGCATGCCTTTATCATGTATCTCGGACCGGGCAGAAGTTTTCTGCTGCTACTCAAATCTGCGGATATCGCTCTGGATGCCCTCAGGGGAAAAAGCCCGGAATACCGCCAGCTCGATGTTGCCCTGCTGCACGCGCTGGTGATCGACCGGGTATTGGGAATCACCCCGGAACTGATCGAAGGCCGGGTTAGCTATGAGCGTTACTGGAATGATGCCATCGCCCGCGTTAATTCCGGTGAATATCAGATTGCTCTGTTTCTTAACCCCACCCGGCCCGAGCAGGTTCAGGCACTGGCGAAGAAAATGGAGCGTATGCCCCAGAAGTCAACCGATTTTTATCCTAAACTGATCTCCGGACTTGTATTTATGGATGTTGATGAAACAAAGACCTTATAA
- a CDS encoding hydroxyacid dehydrogenase has translation MKIIITDPIDPEGVKILTDAGFTVDEKPGIAPEELLKVIPDYDAIIVRSATKVTAEVINAGKNLKVIGRAGVGLDNVDRQAAEARGIKVVNTPEATSISVAELALGMMFACARSIPQATASLRSGKWEKKAFKGIELFGKTLGIIGSGRIGTELAKRALALGMKVLVNDLPGIQPQYGEPCSLDQLLAESDFISLHIPKTAETYHLLNKEAFAKMKKGVIIINCARGGVIDETALFEAIQSGQVAAAALDVFEEEPLRDFRLFSLPQVIGTPHIGAQTKEGQRRAGIQIAEKVRDALKGAV, from the coding sequence ATGAAGATCATTATCACTGACCCGATTGACCCTGAAGGTGTAAAAATCCTGACCGATGCCGGTTTTACCGTAGATGAAAAGCCGGGTATCGCCCCAGAAGAACTGTTGAAGGTTATTCCGGACTATGATGCGATCATTGTCCGCAGCGCAACGAAAGTCACAGCGGAAGTGATCAATGCCGGTAAAAATCTCAAGGTAATCGGCCGGGCCGGAGTCGGACTCGACAATGTTGACCGCCAGGCAGCCGAGGCGCGGGGAATCAAGGTGGTTAATACCCCGGAGGCAACCTCAATTTCGGTTGCCGAACTGGCGCTGGGGATGATGTTTGCCTGCGCCCGCTCCATCCCGCAGGCAACCGCTTCCCTGCGCAGCGGCAAGTGGGAAAAGAAGGCATTCAAAGGGATAGAACTCTTCGGCAAGACACTGGGAATCATCGGTTCCGGCAGAATTGGAACCGAACTGGCGAAGCGGGCACTGGCGCTGGGAATGAAGGTGCTCGTCAATGATCTGCCCGGTATCCAGCCGCAATATGGGGAGCCCTGTTCTCTTGATCAACTGCTCGCCGAATCGGATTTCATCTCCCTGCACATCCCGAAAACAGCGGAAACCTACCATCTGCTGAATAAAGAGGCATTCGCAAAAATGAAAAAGGGAGTTATTATCATCAACTGCGCCCGCGGCGGTGTCATCGATGAAACCGCCTTATTCGAAGCAATTCAGAGCGGACAGGTGGCAGCAGCGGCGCTGGATGTGTTTGAGGAGGAACCGCTTAGAGATTTCCGGCTGTTCTCATTACCACAGGTAATCGGCACTCCCCACATCGGCGCCCAGACCAAAGAAGGTCAGCGTCGGGCAGGAATTCAGATTGCTGAAAAGGTCCGGGATGCACTGAAAGGAGCAGTATAA